The segment AGATAACTCAGCACCAGTCATTCACTCATATTCAATGCCAACCACACTAGCAAAAATTTCTCATCAAATTCTCATTAACCCTAAACCCTTTTCACAATGAGGTGATCTCACTCTGAACCCGTCCGACAAAATTTGACAATGAGACAATCTCACACTAAACATGTCTGACAAAAATTGACCATGAGACGATCTCACACTAAACCCATATGTTATAACCAACTGATGTGGTACATAAAGTCCTCGACTCGATACATTGCTTTCTAACGTGCACTGATGCAAAAAAACGAACCCAACAagcaatcaaccacataacTCTCCAAGAATCATACTAATGCAAAGCTAATTGGATAAATTCATCTTGAGACTCTTGTCAACTATCCTAAACATGAAAATACTCTAAAAACAAACTAGAGATCATGTGATTGTGAATTAGGCCAAAAACAAAGCAAGAAAAGCAAAAGTTGAATGAGAGACTTCTCTTTGCATTTAGACAAGCAATAATAGGAAACAAGTTGAGAAGCACATAGTCCTTTGACAACCTAATCTATCCTAGATTAAAAACCTTTTGCGACTTCAAGAACCCTATGCACCCATCCCTCTCCATGCTTCTTCATTAAACCTACCTACAGCCATCGTCTATGTATGATAGTATGCAACACCAACGTAATGTATAGTTCAAACGGCCATACTCATAAAACCAAAATGGTCCGAGAATTAGAGGGTAAAAAACCTCAACAAGCCTCTCTCTTCAATTTCACTCTCCATCCACAATCAAAGAGGCGGTGGAGTCGATTGTTTGGATGTATAATCCATCATCTCACATGAATAGGTCAGAAATACAGCAAGAAATAAGCAAGTAACGTTGCATGATTTAGCTAAATTATGAGTTGAAAAAACATTAGAGGAGTGATTATTAAGTACCACTGCCAATATAATGAAATAGAAGAGTTCAAGTAGCTCGATTAGCCAGGCCGGCAGACATGCTGCTTAGAGGAGCTACATCCCTGCTTCTCTTGAACATAGGCTCCGGTGAAGATGATGCTGACATTGCAAACGCCCATGAATCCACAGAGCTATCAGAGCTGAAGTAGGCATCAATGACACCGCTCGGGCTGCTTggaatcaaatcaaatttgcgCTTCAAGCAAGATTTACGGCCTATACCACCAGTTGCCTCCGAGATGAGGGAGAGGCAATCATCAATCTCTTCCTGCGAACGATATTTAGCAAACAAGAAATCCATTAACAACGGGTTTCCATACACAAAACTACATTACATCATTTGTTAATAGGCTTTTTTTGATCGAACAAATGAATCAAACATTCAAACCTTGCTAGCTCTCAACACAATCATAAGTTGATCTTCATATTCCACAGCAGCTTCATCTCCAATCTCTCTAATTGCATAAATCATTGTTGCAGCAGCAACCACAGAAGGAAGATAACGAGTCAACCTAGAATCTGCATTAacatggagtaatttttttggtaaaaaaacaATCTAAATTTTCAAGAAATCATAAAAATCATTTCGACAACAGATCAATCCATCCATTCCAAACTCAATCAAAGATGCAATCAAGCCAAAAATCAAGTGATCTACATACCCGCAATGGCTGAGAGAATCACACTCTCGCATCTCCCCAAAAATTCCCAATGTAGATTCTTCACAAACTCAAATCTCCTCCCGATGTGGTCGACAAACAACATTGGCGTCACCGGATTCATCCTCCATTGGAGCGTGGAGAGCACAAGAAGCTCCATTCTCTGAATCGTCTTCGCCTCGAACAAAAACTTAGATTCTTCAACCTAAAAATTGCCCAGAGCAAATGAATAACTCTCACAGGCATTTCAACAAACATTTACTGGACAAAAACAGCATTAGATCAAACCTACTTGCAAATCTAACAAAAGGGGCACTTGAGTCTCCTCCACTTTCGCAGCTACAGAGAGACAAGCGACAGCAGCCAACTGACTCATCCATGGCTTCTCCCCCTGAAAGCAGCGGCTGGTGACAAATCTATCGTAATAGTTCACGGCCAAGGCAGCGGTAGAGGCGTTGAAGGCGTAGCAGCGAATCACCTTCAACATCCACGCAATAGCCTCGTTTCTCGCCGATTTCAGAGGCGAATTGGAATCAATTTCATCGATTATAAAGGGGATTTCATTTTTCTCCTTGGTTAACAGGTTTTTAAGCTCCTGCTCCTCCCAGTAAAAGTCGTGGTCAAGGAGAATCGCAGAAGGGGGTTTTTCAATCTCGGAGAGATCCTCGAATTTGGGCTCCTCTTCGCAGTAGAGAGCGTCAAAGATGGGATTTTGGTGATGGGTTAGCTGGATTGGGGcaaccatcttcttcttcggagAAGAAGACGCAGGGGGCTCTGCTCATTATCTTTCAAGACAAGAAGCGAAAGCTCGAAAGGTTGAATCTTGGGCTCACTCGCATTCTAGTAATGTTTGTTTTGCACTTTCTGAGAAGGGTTGGgttgcagagagggagagagagaagagagaaaaggGCTTAACCAAAATAGGTAGAAGAAGAGGGGTTTTATCTGAGAGACCTTTCACGCCTGtcctctattttttttctttttttttttgtgagtgaagatttttattttaggtagtaaaattaaatattttggcGCCCTTGAGAAATTGGAATTGGGGGGAATGTTCAGAGGCCATACAATAATGATCTACTACTTCTTATACAGTACAACATACATACAACTGTAAAATCATATATATCGCCACTTAAATTATTGTCCTAATTTAGATTTACCCTCCAAGGATATGAATTCGAATTACACTGTCTATACAATTTTTAACCCATTTTAAGATTTGAAGAGCGAAAAAGTAGTTGGACAATGTGTAAACTAAAAATTCTACTAAAATTTTAAGCCATCTTGTTTAGAGCAGTAGCAAAAAGGGCCAATCAATCGGCTCCCACTTGCTTCCATTGTGGAGAGGGAGCTGATGGCCACTCTTTTCGGCCTCCATGCCTCACCCAATATATCGGCTAGGCCGATTCttattctttttaaaaaaaaatcaatttttattctctatatatactcccttcccCACCAATTATTCACATTcaatctcattttattttatctcactctacattttacttttctcttgtcacaatatttttattgtttttatcaatctttttagtttatttttttctgtatttttagtgaaatttgtttttcattgagttgtctttaatttatttttcttgctattttatatcattttattgCAGACTAAcaattaaaagtaaaatataaaaatagtgtTGATGTGGAAATGTGACGGGCTCTGAGATA is part of the Salvia splendens isolate huo1 unplaced genomic scaffold, SspV2 ctg1037, whole genome shotgun sequence genome and harbors:
- the LOC121788418 gene encoding cyclin-D3-3-like, which produces MVAPIQLTHHQNPIFDALYCEEEPKFEDLSEIEKPPSAILLDHDFYWEEQELKNLLTKEKNEIPFIIDEIDSNSPLKSARNEAIAWMLKVIRCYAFNASTAALAVNYYDRFVTSRCFQGEKPWMSQLAAVACLSVAAKVEETQVPLLLDLQVEESKFLFEAKTIQRMELLVLSTLQWRMNPVTPMLFVDHIGRRFEFVKNLHWEFLGRCESVILSAIADSRLTRYLPSVVAAATMIYAIREIGDEAAVEYEDQLMIVLRASKEEIDDCLSLISEATGGIGRKSCLKRKFDLIPSSPSGVIDAYFSSDSSVDSWAFAMSASSSPEPMFKRSRDVAPLSSMSAGLANRAT